From Xyrauchen texanus isolate HMW12.3.18 chromosome 36, RBS_HiC_50CHRs, whole genome shotgun sequence, one genomic window encodes:
- the LOC127629800 gene encoding TRPM8 channel-associated factor homolog isoform X3, with amino-acid sequence MAHEEDYYTLISGLEELNLEGKAVPSDLVLIGDHAFPLAMNPRGQVLMAASRYGQGRVVVLGHEEYLTRFPGLVENSLKWLMPCKSEDRIVGIQEKFRSVADNFVYSQIKTEIGDFRNGLAIYVSDAYSVEICAKDLISFLKAGGGLLIAGQAWSWAYAHPQDNTLLNFPGNKVCSVSGIYFSEHPGELGTFPVPRNIPSCWLAVSIGKDFKCDLEFLLQGVPEFDIQGGALPSEVMVHGPLAFPIGVTQAGKAFIAGAYYGQGRVIVVTHEGYLGREALSTFLVNAIQWLDEGRKGVVGVLPRLKAAKNVLSKSGLDCQLTGFREDLSVYVCTSYSDAQCEQIQDFVAEGGGLLIGGHAWYWAQTHCGSNVMTEYPGNHILNKMGLCILGNTLRGGLYKAPEVELICREGYHFRNMLQRFAEHVTQGQELTAQEQSRLKQLGSDCASYLRMQAYDCAAYTSMVALLSEMVKKVGVPQVCSNCPVESAKDYLMLHVGNEVYKVSPDPDALLPYIIKDRTNLPTVSNTRVRISADTAGCEEWISTGLYLSPGMKTYIALPPEIIGKNWKVQIGCQTDNISGANVLKRAPVVCERFPLNTEMVQLWNLWGGLIYLLAPPNCKVEGVEIVVQTAVQAPYFKSGETSVANWVGGIRQAPAPWAELEFENIIITLESAVIRNLDRPDEVASLWDSIMRGVADLAAKPAKFPRKERFVADVQISCGFMHSGYPIMMHSRSAPELMNPEAARKRGLWGPIHELGHNQQRGVWEFPPHTTECTCNLWSVYIHEEVLGLNRANAHPAMTLEKRQGRARDYAKAGKDLKNWSVWTSLETYMQLQDKFGWDAFKKVFSAYHDMSGVPNDNAGKMNLYAETFSKVVNMNLSCFFKAWGWPIQPSTEEKISHLPEWSDHPMCQYA; translated from the exons ATGGCACATGAAGAGGACTACTACACTCTCATTTCTGGACTGGAGGAGCTTAATTTAGAAGGGAAAGCCGTGCCCAGTGATCTTGTGCTAATCGGTGACCATGCCTTTCCACTTGCCATGAATCCAAGAGGTCAGGTCCTGATGGCTGCATCTCGTTATGGTCAGGGACGTGTGGTGGTGTTGGGACATGAGGAATACCTAACACGCTTCCCTGGCCTGGTAGAAAATTCCCTAAAGTGGCTCATGCCATGTAAGAGTGAAGACCGCATTGTAGGGATTCAGGAGAAATTCCGTTCAGTAGCTGACAACTTCGTCTACTCCCAAATCAAGACAGAGATTGGAGACTTTCGGAATGGGTTAGCTATATATGTCTCTGATGCTTACAGTGTTGAGATCTGTGCAAAGGATTTGATTTCTTTTCTAAAAGCTGGGGGTGGTTTGCTAATTGCTGGCCAAGCCTGGAGTTGGGCTTATGCACATCCACAAGATAACACTTTGCTAAACTTTCCTGGAAACAAGGTGTGCAGTGTTTCTGGAATTTACTTCTCGGAACACCCCGGGGAACTGGGCACATTTCCTGTGCCTAGAAATATCCCTTCTTGTTGGCTAGCAGTATC TATAGGGAAGGATTTTAAGTGTGACCTAGAATTTCTGCTACAAGGTGTGCCTGAGTTTGACATCCAAGGTGGGGCTTTGCCATCTGAAGTGATGGTGCATGGACCATTAGCATTTCCTATTGGAGTCACCCAAGCTGGAAAAGCATTCATTGCTGGTGCCTACTATGGCCAAGGGCGAGTAATTGTGGTAACCCATGAAGGCTACCTGGGCCGTGAAGCTCTGTCCACTTTCTTGGTCAATGCTATCCAGTGGCTTGATGAAGGTCGTAAGGGTGTTGTCGGAGTCCTACCCAGACTTAAAGCAGCCAAGAATGTACTGAGCAAATCCGGTCTAGATTGTCAGTTGACTGGCTTCAGAGAAGATCTTAGTGTCTATGTCTGCACATCCTACAGTGATGCTCAGTGTGAACAGATCCAAGATTTTGTTGCTGAAGGTGGTGGTCTTCTCATTGGGGGTCATGCCTGGTATTGGGCACAGACCCACTGTGGCTCCAATGTGATGACCGAATACCCTGGAAATCACATTCTTAATAAGATGGGGTTGTGTATCTTGGGCAACACCTTGCGTGGAGGACTATACAAAGCACCAGAGGTAGAGCTTATCTGTAGAGAGGGGTACCACTTTCGCAACATGCTGCAGCGTTTTGCTGAACATGTAACCCAGGGGCAGGAACTGACTGCTCAAGAACAGAGCCGCTTGAAGCAACTTGGTAGTGACTGTGCGAGTTACCTCCGCATGCAGGCTTATGACTGTGCTGCCTATACCTCAATGGTAGCACTTCTTTCTGAAATGGTGAAAAAGGTAGGTGTTCCGCAGGTGTGTAGTAACTGTCCTGTTGAAAGTGCCAAGGACTATCTGATGCTCCATGTTGGGAACGAAGTCTACAAAGTCTCACCTGACCCTGATGCCCTCCTGCCCTACATCATCAAGGACAGAACCAACCTACCCACTGTGTCCAATACAAGAGTTCGCATCAGTGCCGACACTGCAG GTTGTGAAGAATGGATAAGCACAGGGTTATATCTTTCTCCTGGTATGAAGACATACATTGCACTACCTCCAGAGATCATTGGGAAAAATTGGAAG GTGCAGATTGGTTGCCAGACAGATAACATTAGTGGTGCAAATGTTCTGAAACGGGCACCTGTGGTTTGTGAGCGCTTCCCCTTGAACACAGAAATGGTCCAGCTCTGGAATCTGTGGGGAGGGCTCATCTACCTATTAGCGCCTCCCAATTGCAAAGTGGAAGGGGTAGAAATTGTCGTGCAGACCGCAGTTCAGGCCCCATACTTCAAGTCTG GAGAGACCAGTGTTGCTAACTGGGTGGGTGGGATCCGTCAGGCACCAGCCCCCTGGGCGGAGCTTGAGTTTGAGAACATCATCATCACGTTGGAATCAGCAGTGATAAGGAATCTGGACCGTCCCGATGAGGTGGCTTCACTTTGGGATTCCATAATGAGAGGCGTAGCTGACCTGGCGGCAAAGCCTGCCAAGTTCCCCCGCAAGGAGCGATTTGTTGCAGATGTTCAGATCTCTTGTG GCTTTATGCATTCTGGATATCCCATCATGATGCACTCCAGGTCTGCCCCAGAACTAATGAACCCAGAGGCAGCCCGTAAAAGAGGTCTCTGGGGGCCCATTCATGAGTTGGGTCATAACCAGCAGCGTGGAGTTTGGGAGTTCCCGCCACATACCACTGAGTGTACCTGCAACCTGTGGTCAGTGTACATACATGAGGAAGTGCTGGGTTTGAACAGGGCTAATGCACATCCAGCCATGACCCTAGAAAAGCGTCAGGGTCGTGCTCGAGATTATGCCAAAGCTGGCAAAGATTTAAAAAACTGGAGTGTGTGGACATCACTGGAGACTTATATGCAG CTGCAAGACAAATTTGGCTGGGATGCTTTCAAGAAAGTTTTTTCAGCCTACCATGATATGAGTGGAGTGCCAAATGACAATGCAGGCAAGATGAATCTATATGCTGAGACCTTCTCCAAAGTGGTCAACATGAATCTGTCCTGCTTCTTCAAAGCTTGGGGTTGGCCCATCCAGCCTAGCACTGAAGAGAAGATCTCTCATCTCCCAGAGTGGAGTGACCATCCTATGTGCCAGTATGCATAA
- the LOC127629800 gene encoding TRPM8 channel-associated factor homolog isoform X1 produces MAREEDYYALMSGLEELDLEGKAVPSDLVLIGDHAFPLAMNPRGQVLMAASRYGQVLMAASRYGQGRVVVLGHEEYLTRFPGLVENSLKWLMPCKSEDRIVGIQEKFRSVADNFVYSQIKTEIGDFRNGLAIYVSDAYSVEICAKDLISFLKAGGGLLIAGQAWSWAYAHPQDNTLLNFPGNKVCSVSGIYFSEHPGELGTFPVPRNIPSCWLAVSIGKDFKCDLEFLLQGVPEFDIQGGALPSEVMVHGPLAFPIGVTQAGKAFIAGAYYGQGRVIVVTHEGYLGREALSTFLVNAIQWLDEGRKGVVGVLPRLKAAKNVLSKSGLDCQLTGFREDLSVYVCTSYSDAQCEQIQDFVAEGGGLLIGGHAWYWAQTHCGSNVMTEYPGNHILNKMGLCILGNTLRGGLYKAPEVELICREGYHFRNMLQRFAEHVTQGQELTAQEQSRLKQLGSDCASYLRMQAYDCAAYTSMVALLSEMVKKVGVPQVCSNCPVESAKDYLMLHVGNEVYKVSPDPDALLPYIIKDRTNLPTVSNTRVRISADTAGCEEWISTGLYLSPGMKTYIALPPEIIGKNWKVQIGCQTDNISGANVLKRAPVVCERFPLNTEMVQLWNLWGGLIYLLAPPNCKVEGVEIVVQTAVQAPYFKSGETSVANWVGGIRQAPAPWAELEFENIIITLESAVIRNLDRPDEVASLWDSIMRGVADLAAKPAKFPRKERFVADVQISCGFMHSGYPIMMHSRSAPELMNPEAARKRGLWGPIHELGHNQQRGVWEFPPHTTECTCNLWSVYIHEEVLGLNRANAHPAMTLEKRQGRARDYAKAGKDLKNWSVWTSLETYMQLQDKFGWDAFKKVFSAYHDMSGVPNDNAGKMNLYAETFSKVVNMNLSCFFKAWGWPIQPSTEEKISHLPEWSDHPMCQYA; encoded by the exons GTCAGGTCCTGATGGCTGCATCTCGTTATGGTCAGGGACGTGTGGTGGTGTTGGGACATGAGGAATACCTAACACGCTTCCCTGGCCTGGTAGAAAATTCCCTAAAGTGGCTCATGCCATGTAAGAGTGAAGACCGCATTGTAGGGATTCAGGAGAAATTCCGTTCAGTAGCTGACAACTTCGTCTACTCCCAAATCAAGACAGAGATTGGAGACTTTCGGAATGGGTTAGCTATATATGTCTCTGATGCTTACAGTGTTGAGATCTGTGCAAAGGATTTGATTTCTTTTCTAAAAGCTGGGGGTGGTTTGCTAATTGCTGGCCAAGCCTGGAGTTGGGCTTATGCACATCCACAAGATAACACTTTGCTAAACTTTCCTGGAAACAAGGTGTGCAGTGTTTCTGGAATTTACTTCTCGGAACACCCCGGGGAACTGGGCACATTTCCTGTGCCTAGAAATATCCCTTCTTGTTGGCTAGCAGTATC TATAGGGAAGGATTTTAAGTGTGACCTAGAATTTCTGCTACAAGGTGTGCCTGAGTTTGACATCCAAGGTGGGGCTTTGCCATCTGAAGTGATGGTGCATGGACCATTAGCATTTCCTATTGGAGTCACCCAAGCTGGAAAAGCATTCATTGCTGGTGCCTACTATGGCCAAGGGCGAGTAATTGTGGTAACCCATGAAGGCTACCTGGGCCGTGAAGCTCTGTCCACTTTCTTGGTCAATGCTATCCAGTGGCTTGATGAAGGTCGTAAGGGTGTTGTCGGAGTCCTACCCAGACTTAAAGCAGCCAAGAATGTACTGAGCAAATCCGGTCTAGATTGTCAGTTGACTGGCTTCAGAGAAGATCTTAGTGTCTATGTCTGCACATCCTACAGTGATGCTCAGTGTGAACAGATCCAAGATTTTGTTGCTGAAGGTGGTGGTCTTCTCATTGGGGGTCATGCCTGGTATTGGGCACAGACCCACTGTGGCTCCAATGTGATGACCGAATACCCTGGAAATCACATTCTTAATAAGATGGGGTTGTGTATCTTGGGCAACACCTTGCGTGGAGGACTATACAAAGCACCAGAGGTAGAGCTTATCTGTAGAGAGGGGTACCACTTTCGCAACATGCTGCAGCGTTTTGCTGAACATGTAACCCAGGGGCAGGAACTGACTGCTCAAGAACAGAGCCGCTTGAAGCAACTTGGTAGTGACTGTGCGAGTTACCTCCGCATGCAGGCTTATGACTGTGCTGCCTATACCTCAATGGTAGCACTTCTTTCTGAAATGGTGAAAAAGGTAGGTGTTCCGCAGGTGTGTAGTAACTGTCCTGTTGAAAGTGCCAAGGACTATCTGATGCTCCATGTTGGGAACGAAGTCTACAAAGTCTCACCTGACCCTGATGCCCTCCTGCCCTACATCATCAAGGACAGAACCAACCTACCCACTGTGTCCAATACAAGAGTTCGCATCAGTGCCGACACTGCAG GTTGTGAAGAATGGATAAGCACAGGGTTATATCTTTCTCCTGGTATGAAGACATACATTGCACTACCTCCAGAGATCATTGGGAAAAATTGGAAG GTGCAGATTGGTTGCCAGACAGATAACATTAGTGGTGCAAATGTTCTGAAACGGGCACCTGTGGTTTGTGAGCGCTTCCCCTTGAACACAGAAATGGTCCAGCTCTGGAATCTGTGGGGAGGGCTCATCTACCTATTAGCGCCTCCCAATTGCAAAGTGGAAGGGGTAGAAATTGTCGTGCAGACCGCAGTTCAGGCCCCATACTTCAAGTCTG GAGAGACCAGTGTTGCTAACTGGGTGGGTGGGATCCGTCAGGCACCAGCCCCCTGGGCGGAGCTTGAGTTTGAGAACATCATCATCACGTTGGAATCAGCAGTGATAAGGAATCTGGACCGTCCCGATGAGGTGGCTTCACTTTGGGATTCCATAATGAGAGGCGTAGCTGACCTGGCGGCAAAGCCTGCCAAGTTCCCCCGCAAGGAGCGATTTGTTGCAGATGTTCAGATCTCTTGTG GCTTTATGCATTCTGGATATCCCATCATGATGCACTCCAGGTCTGCCCCAGAACTAATGAACCCAGAGGCAGCCCGTAAAAGAGGTCTCTGGGGGCCCATTCATGAGTTGGGTCATAACCAGCAGCGTGGAGTTTGGGAGTTCCCGCCACATACCACTGAGTGTACCTGCAACCTGTGGTCAGTGTACATACATGAGGAAGTGCTGGGTTTGAACAGGGCTAATGCACATCCAGCCATGACCCTAGAAAAGCGTCAGGGTCGTGCTCGAGATTATGCCAAAGCTGGCAAAGATTTAAAAAACTGGAGTGTGTGGACATCACTGGAGACTTATATGCAG CTGCAAGACAAATTTGGCTGGGATGCTTTCAAGAAAGTTTTTTCAGCCTACCATGATATGAGTGGAGTGCCAAATGACAATGCAGGCAAGATGAATCTATATGCTGAGACCTTCTCCAAAGTGGTCAACATGAATCTGTCCTGCTTCTTCAAAGCTTGGGGTTGGCCCATCCAGCCTAGCACTGAAGAGAAGATCTCTCATCTCCCAGAGTGGAGTGACCATCCTATGTGCCAGTATGCATAA